The Pleuronectes platessa chromosome 23, fPlePla1.1, whole genome shotgun sequence genome contains a region encoding:
- the LOC128430553 gene encoding uncharacterized protein LOC128430553 — MSIFRVSKSDEGLYNLNLNEWTKPNSTTAPTHNEHRIVNASSSDSGSYRCLAKDKKNLNSTTEWSDDVTLTVSERPAAHLSADHRAFPVGGSVLLTCSVGPASPGWKYYWYRGEKTSEPLTDEDFKSHGQSASASREGLYWCRGGRGDPVYYTQYSHPVRIHGIVHNRAAVTLQPNWPSRYRGEAFTLRCEIQGGDSEWEYEWTATSSHAPPNTKEFRISLGSDLSGSYWCQGRLKGARQNSTGWSAPLTLSDAAAPRPVLTVSPSWLTPGASGTLTCGGVPHPTAGWRFYWYRADPISLDQVPRCKQSIRYGWSDLHIPDKFSYELLPGSDGGTEQNSFIIQGLTESAGYSCRAGRGDPVFYTEYSKTKWVWPVDSNSSVSLTVSPDSVQHYYYDKVRLTCEGNSDKWRLWIFTGDEVQLSECKSQETSFTWNMDRFPSGVVWCGSGSEISNAVNITAVYGHVVLKSPVHPVTEGQSVTLSCSWYRRTKLDSSFSFYKNGELLQSDVRRKLEISAVSKSDEGFYKCGRSGDFSPESWMSVKLTPAAPPSASPVLLVVGLVGGFTLILLLLLLLLCWCRNSKNLCCDRLSQSLRTNQSSDPTVHHDEVQLPVYSSLLHGDDCIYESIRGDTEEGTRGDPEETSDYVNENPHSASGGL, encoded by the exons ATGAGCATCTTCCGTGTGTCCAAGTCTGATGAAGGACTCTACAA CTTGAATTTGAATGAATGGACCAAACCCAACTCAACTACGGCTCCAACACACAATGAACACAGGATTGTCAATGCGTCCTCCTCCGACAGTGGAAGCTACAGGTGTTTGGCTAAAGACAAGAAGAACTTGAATTCCACGACCGAGTGGAGCGATGACGTCACATTAACAGTTTCTG AAAGACCAGCGGCTCACCTGAGTGCTGACCACAGAGCCTTTCCAGTAGGGGGCAGTGTGCTCCTGACCTGCTCCGTGGGCCCAGCATCACCTGGATGGAAGTATTACTGGTACAGAGGTGAGAAAACCTCGGAGCCCCTGACGGATGAGGACTTCAAGTCACATGGACAAAGTGCTAGTGCCTCACGTGAAGGACTGTACtggtgcagaggaggaagaggagatccaGTTTACTACACCCAGTACAGTCACCCAGTCAGGATTCATGGAATCG TCCACAACAGAGCTGCTGTGACTCTTCAACCCAACTGGCCGAGCAGATACAGAGGAGAAGCCTTCACCCTGAGGTGTGAGATCCAGGGAGGAGACTCTGAGTGGGAGTATGAATGGACAGCAACCAGCTCACATGCACCCCCCAACACAAAGGAGTTCAGGATCAGTCTGGGGTCAGATCTGAGCGGCAGCTACTGGTGTCAGGGCCGACTGAAAGGTGCACGGCAGAACTCAACAGGCTGGAGTGCTCCCCTCACGTTGTCTGACG CGGCTGCACCACGacctgtcctcactgtgtctcCATCATGGCTGACTCCTGGAGCCTCAGGGACTCTCACCTGTGGGGGGGTTCCACATCCCACTGCAGGATGGAGGTTCTACTGGTACAGAGCTGACCCCATTAGTTTGGATCAAGTCCCCAGATGTAAACAGTCAATTCGATATGGGTGGAGTGATCTGCACATTCCTGACAAGTTCAGTTATGAGCTGCTCCCAGGAAGCGACGGAGGAACTGAACAAAACTCCTTCATCATCCAAGGCCTGACGGAGTCAGCAGGTTATTCATGTCGAGCTGGAAGAGGAGACCCCGTGTTTTACACTGAGTACAGTAAGACAAAGTGGGTGTGGCCTGTAG ATTCCAATTCGTCAGTGTCTCTCACAGTGAGTCCGGACTCAGTGCAGCACTACTATTATGACAAGGTCCGTCTGACCTGCGAGGGAAACTCTGATAAGTGGAGATTGTGGATATTTACTGGAGACGAAGTGCAATTGTCAGAGTGCAAGTCTCAGGAGACAAGCTTCACATGGAACATGGATCGTTTTCCTTCTGGAGTTgtctggtgtggatctggatcagagaTCAGCAACGCAGTCAACATCACTGCAG TTTACGGTCATGTTGTCTTGAAGAGCCCTGTCCATCctgtgactgagggacagtcAGTTACTCTCAGCTGCTCATGGTACAGAAGAACAAAACTCGATTCCAGTTTCTCTTTCTACAAAAATGGTGAACTCCTCCAAAGTGATGTCAGAAGGAAACTGGAAATCTCAGCTGTGTCAAAGTCAGATGAAGGTTTCTACAAGTGTGGACGTTCAGGAGACTTCTCACCAGAGAGTTGGATGTCAGTAAAAT TGACTCCTGCAGCACCTCCCTCTGCGTCTCCTGTGCTGCTGGTCGTTGGGCTGGTTGGAGGCTTCACACTgattctcctcctcttgctgctgctgttgtgttggtGCAGGAATTCAAAGA ATCTGTGTTGTGACAG GCTCAGCCAGTCTctgagaaccaatcagagctcagaCCCAACTGTCCACCACGATGAAGTCCAGCTGCCAGTGTACTCGTCTCTTCTCCACG GTGACGACTGCATCTATGAATCAATCAGAGGAGACACGGAGGAAG GAACCCGAGGTGATCCAGAGGAGACGTCTGACTACGTTAATGAAAATCCACATTCAGCTTCAG GAGGACTATGA
- the LOC128429875 gene encoding uncharacterized protein LOC128429875 isoform X1 — MELLSLCIPLLILTLVAEVHSLKDRRDDAAFPHFDPQRLQLFQYESVSISCEDLKGLSEWRVMRRLKDLTPSDTSSWETSTRSRTIKTVHESDSGEYWCEDEHGEKSNAVNVTVGGELILDIPLGPVMEGDDLTLSCIMEKPFNRIAEFFRDNVRITTGYKGVMSIFRVSKSDEGLYKCNVSGVGESPESWLNVQGKATLAVHKDNDPSSSGTPHLVLLWTLTIVLLGSLLLLGLLYRNRRALICCSSDASALGSDLAMNPTAVSRQDSSSGEVFYSVINKRPR, encoded by the exons ATGGAGCTCTTATCTCTCTGTATCCCACTGT TGATTCTGACACTTGTTGCTGAAGTCCACAGCCTGAAGGATCGGAGAGACG ATGCAGCTTTTCCTCACTTCGATCCACAACGACTGCAGTTGTTTCAGTACGAGTCGGTCTCTATCAGCTGTGAGGATCTGAAAGGCCTCAGCGAGTGGAGAGTGATGAGGAGGCTGAAGGATCTAACTCCATCAGACACTTCTTCCTGGGAGACGTCGACCAGATCCCGCACGATCAAAACCGTGCATGAATCCGACAGCGGAGAATATTGGTGCGAAGACGAACACGGAGAGAAAAGTAATGCAGTTAATGTCACTGTTG GTGGAGAGCTGATCCTAGATATTCCTCTTGGTCCTGTGATGGAGGGAGATGACCTGACTCTGAGCTGCATCATGGAGAAACCTTTCAACCGAATCGCTGAGTTCTTCAGGGACAACGTCCGTATCACGACGGGATACAAAGGAGTGATGAGCATCTTCCGTGTGTCCAAGTCTGATGAAGGACTCTACAAGTGCAACGTCTCCGGAGTCGGAGAATCACCAGAGAGCTGGCTGAATGTCCAAG GAAAAGCTACTCTGGCTGTGCACAAAGATAATGATCCGTCCTCCAGTGGAACCCCTCATCTGGTCCTGCTGTGGACCTTGACCATTGTTTTACTGGGCTCTCTGCTTCTGCTGGGACTTCTCTATAGAAACCGTCGAG caTTAATCTGCTGTTCATCAGACGCGTCAGCACTTGGTTCCGACTTGGCCATGAACCCAACAG CAGTTTCCAGACAAGATTCAAGTTCAGGGGAGGTCTTCTACTCTGTGATAAACAAAAG GCCTCGCTGA
- the LOC128429875 gene encoding uncharacterized protein LOC128429875 isoform X2: MELLSLCIPLLILTLVAEVHSLKDRRDDAAFPHFDPQRLQLFQYESVSISCEDLKGLSEWRVMRRLKDLTPSDTSSWETSTRSRTIKTVHESDSGEYWCEDEHGEKSNAVNVTVGGELILDIPLGPVMEGDDLTLSCIMEKPFNRIAEFFRDNVRITTGYKGVMSIFRVSKSDEGLYKCNVSGVGESPESWLNVQGKATLAVHKDNDPSSSGTPHLVLLWTLTIVLLGSLLLLGLLYRNRRALICCSSDASALGSDLAMNPTVSRQDSSSGEVFYSVINKRPR; the protein is encoded by the exons ATGGAGCTCTTATCTCTCTGTATCCCACTGT TGATTCTGACACTTGTTGCTGAAGTCCACAGCCTGAAGGATCGGAGAGACG ATGCAGCTTTTCCTCACTTCGATCCACAACGACTGCAGTTGTTTCAGTACGAGTCGGTCTCTATCAGCTGTGAGGATCTGAAAGGCCTCAGCGAGTGGAGAGTGATGAGGAGGCTGAAGGATCTAACTCCATCAGACACTTCTTCCTGGGAGACGTCGACCAGATCCCGCACGATCAAAACCGTGCATGAATCCGACAGCGGAGAATATTGGTGCGAAGACGAACACGGAGAGAAAAGTAATGCAGTTAATGTCACTGTTG GTGGAGAGCTGATCCTAGATATTCCTCTTGGTCCTGTGATGGAGGGAGATGACCTGACTCTGAGCTGCATCATGGAGAAACCTTTCAACCGAATCGCTGAGTTCTTCAGGGACAACGTCCGTATCACGACGGGATACAAAGGAGTGATGAGCATCTTCCGTGTGTCCAAGTCTGATGAAGGACTCTACAAGTGCAACGTCTCCGGAGTCGGAGAATCACCAGAGAGCTGGCTGAATGTCCAAG GAAAAGCTACTCTGGCTGTGCACAAAGATAATGATCCGTCCTCCAGTGGAACCCCTCATCTGGTCCTGCTGTGGACCTTGACCATTGTTTTACTGGGCTCTCTGCTTCTGCTGGGACTTCTCTATAGAAACCGTCGAG caTTAATCTGCTGTTCATCAGACGCGTCAGCACTTGGTTCCGACTTGGCCATGAACCCAACAG TTTCCAGACAAGATTCAAGTTCAGGGGAGGTCTTCTACTCTGTGATAAACAAAAG GCCTCGCTGA